The following DNA comes from Candidatus Baltobacteraceae bacterium.
TCCATCCATGCGTCCTTCAGCTCACAGTTATTACCGTACGAACTGTTGTCAGTGCCTTATTATGATCATGATGGCGTCCATGCATTTCGGCTCGACGCAAACGATGGGTTTTCTTTATATATATTATGGGGTTCGACGGATGTACTTACGAGGCTCCGAGCTGAGCTTAATTTGAAGCTGTGGGAGGAAATCACCGATGGCTTCCACGTAGCCCAACTTTTGGTCGACGGTCTGGATCTCTCGCGCGAATATTCCGTGGAGGTCCATGCCGATCCGGGCGACGTGTTCGGCGCCGCAGTGTCTTCCAATGCAACTGCGCGACATGCTATTTCTCAAGATGTTTATGTGGCTATTGATGGCGAAGGTATCCGGGTTATCGTGGGCGGAGCGTTGCACGCAGTCAATGAGCGAATGAGCCCAAATTTGGAGGTGCAGAGTGGCCCCATCATAATGGTACCGGCCTCTCAGCAGTTTTCCGCCGTTTCGCCGTTCATCTATGTCATTGAGGACCGCGCGACGGGGATAATTCTATTGCTTGGTATCCACGCATGAGGTTTCGGCTGCCGCTAGTGCTCGTTTCGCTGCTCGCCTTAACATCATCCCCTTGTATTTCGTCGGAGCCAAATGCCGGGCGATATGGGCGGGGGTCCCAAACCGTACAACCCGGCTCACTCCCACCCGCCGGAAATACGCCTAGGTACGGTATTGTCGTAGAAGAATCTCTTCTGCCGACGGCAGATTCAACGATAAGGATCATCCGTGCCATTGAATTTGGATGGGGAGGGCGGCACGGGTCTTCGTGCATTTACTTCGAAGGTGGCGGTTCGCATGAGCAGAGTGATGCGACGTTCGCGCTTCTGTACACCAAGGGCGGTCGGCATGGCGAAGACCAGCTCAATGTACCGGGGCCTTTCAAGGTTCCGATGGTCGCATGGGGACAAGGACAACCGAATTGCACGCAGATTATCTATCAGGGGCCCTTTGTGGCGGCCGTAAGCGGTGTCGGGTTCGCCAACGGCACATACTGGCATGCCGTCCCGCTCATTCCGATAGAGAAGAGCAGTCAGCCCGCTGCGAACGTCCTACTCAAATCGGCCTAAGCATTGGCGGGCGTAGTGCCCGTCAATCCGTCGATGTCTGATCCTGCGAGAGCGAATCCCGTGCCCCTCTACGAATGCGAGGATGTGGTCAACAATGGTTCTCGGCCCATCTCGGGCTTTCAGGTGCAATTCACGCATGGCTCGGCGGGCGGAGCCACTCTAGCCGTCGACACGATGAACGTGCGCACAACGCTGGAACCAGGTGCCGCACTCGAAACCAGATGTTACGGATTCAGCGGCAGGACGAGCCCAGGCGTGTTTCATTATGCGAAGTTCTCTTCGCAAGGAACTCCGGACCAGACGCCCCCCACGATCATATTCAAAGGCCAGAGGTCGACGCTATCGGCGGCCGTCACTGAGGTCTATTTTTAGAAGTTTTCGCCGTGAGGCGTGAGCCCACGCTAGAGGGTTTCGCGGCTTGCCCACACTTGCGGTTCACCTTCGCCGACGGCGATGACCGGCGGGCGTGGAAAATAATTATAATTGCTCGACATGCTGTAGGTGTAGGCGCCGGTTGCGAGCATTGCGACGAGATCGCCGGCGCGCAGATCCTCGGGCAGCATCGCTTCGCCCAGTTCGTCGGCTTCGCACGAGCGGCCGCACACCATCGTCTGCGCGAGCGGTGAATCGATACGAAGCGCCTCGACATGATGATACGCACCATAGATCGCGGGACGCGGGTTATCGGCCATGCTCCCATCGATGATCGCGAAGCGCCGCTGGCCGAAGCGCTTCACCGCCATCACACGATAGAGTGATGTTCCCGCCGTGCCGATCAGCGCGCGGCCCGGCTCGATCTCCACCCGTACGCCACTCGGAATGACGCGCGCCACTGCGTCGAGCACGCCCGCGATGTCGACCACTTCATCCGTAGCGCCGGGGTGCATCTGCACGCCGAAGCCGCCACCGATGACCATTGTATCGGCCCGAGCGAATCCGGCGGAACGTGCGCGCTCCAGCACCGCCAGCAGCCGCTGCGCGTTCTCGACGTACGGCATCGCATCGTAAACCTGCGAACCGATGTGCGCGTGCACGCCGCGTAGGCGCAGCGCCGGATTCGCGCGCAGCAGCTCGAGCGCCGCGTCCTCTTCGGTGGGCGCAAAACCGAACTTGCTGCGGTCGCCGGCGGTGCGAACGAAGTCGTGGGTGTGCGCCTCGATGCCGGTATTGAAGCGAAGCAGCAGGTCGGCGCCGCGTCCGCGCGTCCGCGCGACGAGACGGCGCAATTCGTCCATGCCGTCCACCACGATGCGTCCAACCCGCCCGTCGAGCGCGGCATCGAGTTCCGCGTCAATTTTGCCCGCGCCGTGCAGGGTGAGGCGCGCGGCTTCGAAACCGCCGCGCTCCGCCACCGCCAGTTCGCCGATCGAACAAACGTCGATGCCGATCGGGCGCGGATGCAAATGGCGCACCAATCCGGGCAACAGCAGCGCCTTTCCCGCATACGAGATCGCGATGCCGTGCGGCGCCGCCGCGGCGAGCATCGCATCGAGCGCGCCGTCTAAGGCGCGCAGATCTATGACCACCAGCGGTGTGCCGAAGCGTTCGGCGAGCCCGTCCGCGCGCTCACCGCCGATCTCCATCATGCGAACTGCGCCATGAAACGATCGATGCGGGCTTGTTCGATGCCGGCCGCCAGCAACCGCACCACCATCGCTTCGGTACGTTCGGGCGGCGCGACTAGCATGAACGGCGCTTCGCGGCCATCGACCGCGGAGACCGTATACCACTGCGCCGCGGCCGGAACGACGGCGGTCTGATACGGATCGAGCGTCACCGCCACGTCGCCTGCTCGCAGCGTCATCGAACGCTCCAGCGTCATCACGATCGCGGGGCGCGCGGCGCAATCGAGCGATGCGGGCTCGTCGGTCGCGACCACGCGCTCGACGGTGAAGTGCGCGCTCGCAACCAGCGCCGTGTGGTCGAGGCCTTCGTAGTGATACGCAATCGTTTCCGCCGCACCGCGATCGCCGCGGTGATAATCCAAAACGTCCGCCGCTTTCTTGACGTTGAGTTCGCGCGGCTTGCCGTCGGCGCCGACGCGGTTCCAATCGAAAATCCGATAGGTCAAATCGCTCGCCTGTTGCGTTTCGAAGAGAATGACGCCGGCACCGATTGCATGCAGCGTTCCGGACGGCAGGTAGTACGTCTCGCCCGCTTTGACCGGAACGCGGCGCAGAATATCGCCCAGCGTGCCTTCTTTGACGCGGCGTTCATATTCCTGGCGCGTCGTATCTTGACTCCAGCCATAGACGAGCTCGGATCCCTCATTCGCCGAGAGAATGTACCAGCATTCGGTCTTCCCATTGTGCTGGTGCTCCACGCGCTGCGCGTACGCGTCATCGGGATGCACCTGCACCGAGAGCCAGTCGCGCGCGTCGATGATTTTCGTCAAGATCGGAAAGAGCTGATGCGGATCCAGATCGCCGAGCAACGTCGCGCCGAGCTGCGCGCGCAGGTCGGCGATGGTCTTGCCCGCCAGCGGACCGTTGCGCACGCGATTCTCGTCCCAGCATTCCCACGACTCGCCGATCTTCGCGTTGGGGTCGGCCTTCTTTTTGAAATGCTTGACCAAGGCGTCGCCGCCCCAGATCGCGGGGGTCTCCTTGGGCTCGATCGAATAGGGGTAAACCGAATCGTCGCTCACTTAGGCTCCAATTTCATCCGACGCCGACGCTGCAGCGTTCTTGCAATATGTTCAAACTCTTTGCGCTCGTGCTCCTTGCCGCGACGTCCCTCCAACCGGTTCTCGCCGCCAAGGACTGGATCGGTACCCGCATCCGCGCAGCCGAACTCGCCGGCAAGGTCGTGATCCTCGACGTGT
Coding sequences within:
- the lysA gene encoding diaminopimelate decarboxylase, which encodes MMEIGGERADGLAERFGTPLVVIDLRALDGALDAMLAAAAPHGIAISYAGKALLLPGLVRHLHPRPIGIDVCSIGELAVAERGGFEAARLTLHGAGKIDAELDAALDGRVGRIVVDGMDELRRLVARTRGRGADLLLRFNTGIEAHTHDFVRTAGDRSKFGFAPTEEDAALELLRANPALRLRGVHAHIGSQVYDAMPYVENAQRLLAVLERARSAGFARADTMVIGGGFGVQMHPGATDEVVDIAGVLDAVARVIPSGVRVEIEPGRALIGTAGTSLYRVMAVKRFGQRRFAIIDGSMADNPRPAIYGAYHHVEALRIDSPLAQTMVCGRSCEADELGEAMLPEDLRAGDLVAMLATGAYTYSMSSNYNYFPRPPVIAVGEGEPQVWASRETL
- a CDS encoding type I phosphomannose isomerase catalytic subunit; translation: MSDDSVYPYSIEPKETPAIWGGDALVKHFKKKADPNAKIGESWECWDENRVRNGPLAGKTIADLRAQLGATLLGDLDPHQLFPILTKIIDARDWLSVQVHPDDAYAQRVEHQHNGKTECWYILSANEGSELVYGWSQDTTRQEYERRVKEGTLGDILRRVPVKAGETYYLPSGTLHAIGAGVILFETQQASDLTYRIFDWNRVGADGKPRELNVKKAADVLDYHRGDRGAAETIAYHYEGLDHTALVASAHFTVERVVATDEPASLDCAARPAIVMTLERSMTLRAGDVAVTLDPYQTAVVPAAAQWYTVSAVDGREAPFMLVAPPERTEAMVVRLLAAGIEQARIDRFMAQFA